A region of the Geomonas subterranea genome:
CGCCGGCAACGCCGTCATGTACTGCTACCTGGGGCTCGTGGGGGGAGACCTGGCGAGCGGGGTCTTGAGCCAGCTCCTGCAAAGCCGTAAGAAGGTGGTTTTCCTGTTCCTGCTGATCACGGTCGCCGCCGTGGGGGTCTACTTCTCCGCCGCCGGGGTGAGCGCCGGCGTCTTTTACGCCATCTGCTGCCTGCTCGGCTTCGGCATCGGTTACTGGGCCATCTTCGTCACCGTCGCGGCGGAGCAGTTCGGCACCAACCTGCGCGCCACCGTCGCCACCTCGGTCCCCAATTTCGTGCGCGGCATGACCATACCCATCACCATGCTGTTCCAGGTGGCGCGCAAGAGCCTCGGCATCGAAACCGGGGCCATCGTGGTCGGGGTCCTCACCCTGGTCATCGCGCTCTTCTCCCTGTCCCGGCTGCAGGAGACCTTCCACAAGGATCTCGACTACTTCGAGGAGTTCATCTGACCAAACCGGCGACACATCAGGGTGGACAGGGCATGACCACAGACCAGAACCGGCACCTGCTGCGCACCTCCCTCGTCACGGCGATCGCCCCCTGCATCTGGGGAAGCACCTACATCGTGACCACCCAGTTGCTCCCCCCAAACCACCCGCTCACTGCGGCGTTGCTGCGCGTGCTCCCGATCGGTCTGATCATGATCGCCCTGCAGCGGCGCGCGCCGTGGGGGGAGTGGTGGGGGCGGCTGGTGTTTCTGGGGCTCTTGAACATCGGGGTGTTCCAGGCGCTGCTCTTCATCGCCGCCTACCGGCTTCCCGGCGGCGTGGCGGCCACCGTGATCGCGACCCAGCCGTTGGCGGTCATCGTGCTCGCCAGACCGCTCCTGGGAAGCACCCCTACGCGGCTGGCCTGGATCGCTGCCGGCACCGGCGTGGTCGGCGTGGCCCTGCTGGTGCTCACCCCGGCCGCCCGGCTCGACGCCATCGGCCTCGCGGCGGCGTTTGCCGGGGCGGGGTGCATGGCCCTGGGCACGGTTCTCACCAAGCGGTGGGCGGCGACGCCCCTCCCCATAGCGGCCTTTACCGGCTGGCAGCTGGTCTTCGGCGGCCTGTTTCTGCTCCCCTTCGCGCTGTTCTTCGAGGAGCCCATCACCGGTCTCACCGTCAAAAACGTGATCGGCTACGCCTACCTGGGCATCTTCGGCACCGGCATCACCTACATGATTTTTTTCTGGGGGATCCGGCGGCTGCAGCCGTCCGCCGTCTCGCTGCTGGGGTTGTTGAGCCCGGTGATGGCCACGGCCCTGGGTTTCCTGGTGCTGGGGCAGAGCCTCACGCCCCTGCAGATCGTTGGTGGGGTGCTGGTTTTGTGGAGTATCTGGGCGGGACAGCGGCCGGCGCCGGGGAGGCGCTAGCCTCGGGCGGCGATGAACGATTCCAGCTCCGCCAGGGTGGGGAGTGCGGCCCGGCCGCCGAGGGCGCGGGTGTTGAGGGCGCCCGCAGCGGAGGCGTAGCGGGCCGAATCCTCGAGGGAGAGTCCGCGGGCCACGGCGAAGAGAAAACCTCCATGGTAGGCGTCACCGGCGCCGGTGGTATCAACCACCCCCTCCATCTCATATGCGGGCTGATGGAACGCCTCGCCCCCGTATGAAAGGATGAAACTCCCCAGCGTCCCGGAAGTGACCGCGACCAGTTGCGGGCCGTAGCCAAGGAGCGCCTCGGCGGCCACTTCCGGCGAGGAATTCCCGGTGCAACTCGCGGCGTACTCCTGCGCGACGATGCAGATATCCACCAGAGGTAACAGCTCGCGGTGCTCCGGCCGGAACCTGTGCGAGCCCCCGTCGAAGGAGACCAGCACCCCGGCATCACGCGCAACCCGGGCAGCCGCCAGGCAGGCCTGCCAGTGCCGCCCGTTCAGGTGCAGGATCCTGGCAGACCGGATCATCGTCTCGTTCATCATGCGAGGGGAAAGTTCACCGGAGGATCCCGGCGCAAAGGCGATGGCGCGGGCACCGTCACCTTTCCGGACCAGTACGCTCGCCTGTGAAGATGTGCTTCCGGCGTCGATCACCATGCCCGCCGTGTCCACCCCTTCCGCGCCGAGCTCGGTCAGGATCATCCGGCCGATGAGGTCGCCGCCGACCAGGTCGAGCATCGCGGCGCGCGCCCCCAAGCGCGCCAGGGCGACCAGCGCGGTTGCCACCGGCCCTCCCCCCGCCAGTGCCGAGGCATGAGCCCGCTGCACCAGTTCCCCTCCCGGCAGTTCATCCACCACCATGAGCAGATCCATCGTGCAGACGCCCAGCCCGACCACGTCGTACTTCATAACACCGCCTCTCGCAATGAGCCCATATTGCCCGTTACATCCCCTCTCCCGGTACATCCCCTCTCCCCCTGGGAGAGGGTGGCTAAAGGCCGGGTGAGGGGTGCTGCCCGCTGCTGTATCGTTGCCCATGGCAACGCCCTCCCCTTCCCCCGGTACCTCCCCTCTCCCCCTGGGAGAGGGTGGCCAAAGGCCGGGTGAGGGTGCTGCTCGCTGCTGTTACGTTGCCCGTGGCAAGGCCCTCACCCTCCCCCTCTCCCGGTACATCCCCTCTCCCTCTGGGAGAGGGTGGCCAAAGGCCGGGTGAGGGGTGCTGCCTGCTGCTGTATCGTTGCCAATGGCAAGGCCCTCACCCTGACCCTCTCCCAGGGGGAGAGGGGATGTGGGCGAAGGGTGTTGGCTGGCCAGTGTAAAACGCCTGCCTCGGGATCAGATGCAGAAATCGAGCACGTCTTCCTGCCGCGCGCCGGCCTCGTCGATCTTCCTCAGGACATCGGCGAGCGACGTCCCGTCCAGAATGCGCGCCATCTCGTCACGTACGTCCTTCATGACCAGCCTGATGCCGCAGGTCGCCTCGTTGCCGCACTCGGTGCACCTGGCGTAGGCCATTTCGCTAACACAGGGGACCGGCGCCAGCGGGCCTTCCATGATCCTGATCGCCTGCCCGAAGGTTACCTTCTGCGGCGGCCGCCCCAGGTAGTACCCCCCGCCCCTCCCCTTCCGGCTCTGCAGGATGCCGCTGTTCTTAAGGTTGAGCAGGATATTTTCCAGGAACTTCTTGGGGATGTTTTCGTCCCGGGCCAGGTCCGCGATCAGAATCGGCCCCTGGTCGTACTTGCGCGCCAGGTAAATCAAGGCCTTGAGGCCGTATTTCGTTTTCTTGGATATCATGCTTTCCTCTTTTATATCTTCAGCCCGAGCACGGGCCAGACGAACACCACGCTTCCCATGAACAGCAGCCACGAGATGGCCATGACCACGGCGCCGGCCACGATGATGTCGCGGCTTTTCAGGTACCCAGAGGCATAGGCGATGGCGGTGGCCGGGGTCCCCATGGGGAGGCAGTAGGCAAGACCCGCCGGAAGCGCGATGGAGAGCGTCATCACCTTGGGGTCCATCCCCGTGGTCTGGCACAGCCCCATCCCGACCGGCATCAGGATCGCGACCACCGCCGCGTGGCTGATGCACTCGGTGACCAGGATGGCCACCAGCGAGATGACCGCAATCACGGCCAGCGGCGCGTGCGCGTGATCACCCATCCCTTTTTTCACCACCCACACCGCCGCGCCGGTCTTCTCCAGGGCGGAGGCGAGGGCGATGGTGCCGCCGTACATCAGGATGATGCCCCAGTTGACGTACTCCTCGATCATCTGCCAGGAAATGACCTTGAAGGTGAACAACGCGGCGGCCCCCAGGATGGCGATGGCGGCGAGCCCGGTCTTCTCCCCCAGGAACATCCAGCACCCGACGGTGGCGATCATGACCAGGGCGGTGAGAATCTCGTCGTAGCTGATCTTCCCCATTTCCAGACGCTTGCCGTTGAGGAATTTAAGCCCCACTTCAACGTCGTCGATGTCGGGGGGAAAGAACCGGAGCAGGATGGCGAACCCGAGAACCAGCAGCGGCAACACGATCATGCAGGCGGCGGTGGACCACTCGATGAAGGAGAAGTGAAGCCCGGTCGCCTCCCTGAGCAGCCCCGCCGCAAGCGGCGCCCGCGCCCCCCCCAGGAAGGTGGCGATGCCGCCGATGATGCACCCCCATGCCATGGACATGAACAGCAGGCGGCCGAAACTGCTCTTCCCCTTCTCCAGCCTCAAGGCGGTCGCCAGTTCGGTCACCACCGGGAACAGCATGGCCGCCACGGCGTGTTCGCTCATCACGAAGGAGAGAAAGGCGGACAACAGGAAGACCGTCAGGGCAAGCCGGGCCGGCGTCCTGCCGAACCTGGCCAGCATGGCGCGTGCGATGCGGGCAGAGATGCCGGTCGCGGTGAGGGCGGCGGCGAGGATGAAGGCGCCCAGGATGAAGAAGACCGACTCGTTGCCGAACATCGAGTAGGTTTTCTTGGCATCCATGATGCCCAGAAGCGGCAGCATCACCATGGAGAGGAGCGCGGTGACCGCGATGGGAAGAAGCCCCGAAATCCAGAAAAAAACGGTGGCCCCGAAAAGGACCAGCGAGCGGTACCCTTCGACGGAAAGCCCGTCGGGGGGCGTCAGGCGGATCAGGAAGCCGATCACCAGGGCGACGGCGGCCATCACCTGGTAACGCGCGGTGCGGTCCAGCACGATGAGCCACAGGGGACGGTTGTCGATCTTTAGCGGTTTGTCCAGGAAATGCTTTGATTCCATCTGCGGCGGGTGCCCTCGTTGTTAGGCTTCAGTGACAAGGCCCCTAATTAGAGGCCGGAAGATTCGTATGATTCTGCCACTTCTTTCACGCGCAGCAAGCGCCTTAGATCGGAACTGGCCAAAAGCCTGCGGTCCTCGATGCTGTCGATGAAACCGCGCAGGATTCCTTTGGGTGCGGCGGGCACGAAGGGGGAGATCAGAAAACCAGCGGCAGCAGCGGTTTGAGCACCACCCTGTTCTGCTGCCACCCACGCTGAAGGTGGTTGAAGATCCTGGTCAACTGCTCGGGCGGCACCCCCGCTGCTTCCTCGGAAAGCTCGACCAGCGGTACGATGTCCCGTTTGAGCAGGAGATCGATGCCTTCCACCGTGGACCCCGCCGGCTCACTCCCCGCGTCGAGCGACGATACGACGGACCACCGTGGGAAGACGGCACGTGCGTGATCCAGAGAACGCAGGCGATCCTCCATCTGCCACCCGTGCCCGGCGGAGCGCGCGCGGTCACAGGCGTGCAGCGGGATGTCGACAATGTCGACACCGGCGGCGTAGGCACGCTGAACCAGGTTGAGAGAGGGGCAGAAATCCAGCCTCCCCACCAGGTGGGCGTTGAAGTTCTTCTTGATCATCCGGGCGAGGTTCTCGGCATTGGCAAATCTTTCCTCGTCGCCGAAGGTGAGGTGAAAGAGGGCTGCGTTGCTCTGAAAATGGCTATCGTAGAGCGTCTCTGCCGTTTGCCGTTCGGGGAGCTCCCCCCCCACGTAGAAGACGTTTTCCTCCCGCCGCAATTGGTCGTGCGAATATGGGGAGGTCCGGGCGACAAGTTCCCGTATTTTCTTCTGATCTATCCTCATGGGTGTTACAACTCCCCCCGGCAGTAAATGAATACATCATGACGCTGTGCGATTTTAGCCACCATACGGAAACTAACCAAAACAGTCAACAAAAATCATGCCATTGCCCACCATACTACTAGAGTAAAGAAAAGTTGAAGCGAATTCAGGCCATTACCCTCATTCAGCAGGTGAGATCCCTTTACATTCCCCCTACTCATCGGCCACACGGCGCCCGGCCTCAAGAGCTGAGGCCATTCTCATTGACTTGCCGTCACGGACGCGCTATAGAAAGTGAGTCCCGGGTGAGCCGGAGCACATGGAAAGCAGGGCCGCGCCAGCTTTGTCCGGTCAGGATGCTGCAATGCCGCCCCCCCTCTCCCGGTCCGGGGGGAGAGCTGGCAACGGGCCGGTCATTTGCTATGGCAACTGGCCAGGCAACGCGGTGACAGCCCCCGTTGCGAAACGCGGAAAGGTTGTTATCCTCATTAACACCCCGGGTCGGCCAACCGCCGCCACGGCGCGCATAATCCCCTCTCCCTCCGGGAGTGGGTCAGGGTGAGGTTTCATATCCCTCCCTTGTCCGCAGGTCATCAATCCACTCCCGCCGCCGCAGAGCCGGCGGCCGACAAGGTCACCATGATAACTCGCATCGATCATCTCAACATCGTGGTCCGCGACCTCGAAGCGGCCACCGCCTTCTTCGCGCTCCTCGGATTCACCCCCGGCATCAGTTCCCAGCTCGACACGGACTTCCTCGAGAAACTGACCGGTGTACGCTGCGCTGGGGGGAGGTTCACGGCCCTGCACCATCCCGGATCGGACCTTTCCATCGAATTACTGCAATTCGATGCGGGCGGGGCCGCTGACGCCGGGACCGGCATCGCCAACCGGATCGGCCTGCGCCACCTGGCGTTCGCGGTGACCGACATCGAAGCCGAGGTGACGCGACTGCGCGACCATGGCGTCGAGTTCATCGGCGAGGTGCAGGTCTGGCAAAAGACAGGGAAGAAGCTGATCTACTTTCATGGGCCGGAAGGGATCCTGCTGGAGCTCGCCCAATATCCCACGCCGTAACACACATAACACGAGGGCTGCCACCGGCCATGCCGATCAAGAACAAGACCCCGCGCCATCTCGCCGAATTCGTCTGTGCCGAACTGCGCAAGCGCAAAGCCGCAGTGCCGGGCGACGAGATCATAGCCGAACTCATGGAGACCATGTACTACTCCAGCCTCCGCACCGAGGAGTCGGAGCCGGTGCTGTTCCACATGGTATTCCTCGACCCGAGCCAGCCCGACCCGAAGCCTCCGCGCAATCCCGCCCGGGACCGCTGGAGCTACATCCCGTTCGCCGACCCGATCCCCTTCACCGTCTCCAACGTGGTGAAGATCGCCAAATCCACCGACCTGCGCACCTCCTCCTTCGTGATCTGGCCCGACCAGCTGGGCCAGCTCTACATCTGGGGACTGGTCGACCAGCAAAACCGCTTCCACAAGTTCCTCAACCGCAGCGCCGAGGTCGAGGTCGAGCGCCCCGGCGTCTTCCAGGCGAGCGTGGAGGGGATCGGCATCATCGTGGTCTACATGCGCTACGAGAAGGTTGCGGAACTGAGGGTGAACGAGTTGATCCGCCACTCCCTCGACCTCTTCCGCGCGGGCCCGGTGCGGGACCTCCTCGCGTCCGGCATCGACCGTTTCCTCGAGGGGGTGCGCGGCCACATTCCGGACGACATCTATGAACGGCAGGGAGCCGGCGACGAGCTGCACGCCCAGCAGTGGATATCGGTCCTGTGCCGGATTCTGCTCCGGATCCAGAAGATCAAAAACGGCGGCGCCCTCCTGATTTCGCCGCGGATCACCCCGGACGACTTGAACGTAAAGTACGGCATCAACTACGACAGGCTCCCCACCTCGCTGCAGTCCAACGCGGTCACCAAGATCAAGTCGGATTACCTGGAGCAGCTCCTGCTCGGGCCCGGCGAATCCCGCCCGAAAGAACTGTCCACGGATCAGTTCCAGCAGTTGCGGCGCCTGGAAAAGGAACTGCGCGCCAACAAGAACGAGATCGACGGCGTGATCTGGTTCATCGCCCTGCTGACGCGGGTGGACGGTTTGGTGGTCATGGACCCCAACCTGGTGGTGCGCGGCTACGGCGTCGAGATCAAGAATTGGCGGGAGCCGGACCAGGTCTTCATCGCCACGGACCGGATGGGGAGCGAAGCCAAGCTGCGCCCCGTCAGCTACAACCACTTCGGGACCCGGCACAGGTCGATGATGCGGTACTGCTGGCAGAACCCGGGCAGTCTCGGCTTCGTCATTTCCCAGGATGGCGAGGTACGCGTCATGACCATGCTGGGCGAACGTCTGGTGATGTGGGAAAACATCAAGCTCAAGTACTACAGCTACGCATCAAAGAAAAAGGGCTGAACAACAACGCCGAGGTACCCATGAAAATCATGACTTTACCACTTTCCCTGTTGCTGCTCCTTGGCTCTTCGCTCGCGTTCGCGGCCGAGACCACCAGCCAGACCGCTTCGTCGCGGATCACCGCCGTGACGGTCTTTTCCGACAGCGCGCAGGTGACCCGCCGGGCGAGCATCCCCCTCAAGGCGGGCGCCAACCTGGTGACGCTCGAGAACATGCCCCAGCTCATGGCGGAGGAATCGCTGCGCGCCGAGGGGAGAGGGGCCGGGCGCGCCCGCATCGCGGGGATCACGGTCAAGAACGTCTTCCTCGATCGCAGCAAGGACCAGCGCGTGCGCGAACTCGAGGACGAGATCACCCGGCTGAACCGGAAGGTGGAAGGTATCGAGGCACGCCGCAAGGCCCTCTCTGCCCAGCGTGCCTTCGTGGACTCCATTCGCGTCGGCTGGGGGGAAAGGATCTCCAAGGAACTCTCCGCCGGCAAGCCCACCTCCGCCGAACTGAACGAGGCGGTGCGCTTCGTCGGTGACAACACCGGCAAGATCGAGGAGGAACTCTACGACGCGGAAGGGGCCAGGAAGCCGCTCCTGGAAAAGATCGCCGCGCTCAAGAAGGAGCTGGAGCAGTACCGTAGCGAGGCCATGAAGGAGGTGCGCTCGGTACAGGTGGCCATCGAGGCGGAGCGGGACATGAGGTTCGACCTCGACCTGAGCTACCTCGTCCCCCAGGCGAGCTGGGTCCCCGCCTACGACGTGAGGCTCGCGCCGGACGGAAAGGACGCCGCCCTCACCTATCGCGCCCAGGTCTGGCAAAAGACCGGCGAGGACTGGCCGCAGGTGAAACTGACCCTCTCCACCGCGAGCCCAGCCTCCGGCGGCGGCGCACCCGAGCTCTCCCCCTGGCGCGTCTCATTTTTCGAGCCTCCGCGCCCCATGCCGTATTTAAGCCGCAGCAAAATGGAGATGGCGGCGCCCGCGGCCGCGCCTGCGCCCCCGGAAAAAGGCTATGGTGCCGCCCCCGCCGAGGATCGCATGGAACCGGCGGGGTTCGTCCCCGCCGACGTCGCCCAGGGGCAGACCTCGGTCCAGTTCCAGGTGGCGCAGCCGATGGACGTGCCAACCGACGGTACCCGTTCGGTCAGCGTCATCGCCTCCGAGACCGTTCCCGTCGCCGCCGAATATGTGACCGTGCCCAAGCTCTCCCCCCGGGTCTACCTGAAATCCACCGTGGTCAACCGCACCCCCTATCCGCTTCTGGCCGGGGAAGCCAGCATCTTCAACGACGCGACCTTCGTCGGTAAAAGCCATTTGAAGACGGTCGCTTCCGGCGAGGAGTTCGACCTTTACTTCGGCAGTGACGACCAGGTGAAGGTGAAGCGCGAAGTGGCGCGGGTGAAGAAGAAAGGCGGCATCATCGGCGGCAGCAGCGTCACCTACCACGTCACCATGGAGCTTGAGAACTACAAGCAGCGCCCCGTGACCGTGTCCCTCAAGGACCAGCAGCCGCTGCCGGGGAACGCCGAGATCAAGGTCGCCGTTGAAGATGCCGCGCCCAAACCCGCCGAGACCAGGGAAGACGGGACCCTGGTGTGGAAGGTCGAACTGGCCCCGTCTGAGAAGAAGAGGGTTTCCTACGACCTGGTTATCGAATATCCCAAGGGGAGGGAGCTGGTCGGGCTCGAATAGCC
Encoded here:
- a CDS encoding RrF2 family transcriptional regulator — translated: MISKKTKYGLKALIYLARKYDQGPILIADLARDENIPKKFLENILLNLKNSGILQSRKGRGGGYYLGRPPQKVTFGQAIRIMEGPLAPVPCVSEMAYARCTECGNEATCGIRLVMKDVRDEMARILDGTSLADVLRKIDEAGARQEDVLDFCI
- a CDS encoding mucoidy inhibitor MuiA family protein, which produces MKIMTLPLSLLLLLGSSLAFAAETTSQTASSRITAVTVFSDSAQVTRRASIPLKAGANLVTLENMPQLMAEESLRAEGRGAGRARIAGITVKNVFLDRSKDQRVRELEDEITRLNRKVEGIEARRKALSAQRAFVDSIRVGWGERISKELSAGKPTSAELNEAVRFVGDNTGKIEEELYDAEGARKPLLEKIAALKKELEQYRSEAMKEVRSVQVAIEAERDMRFDLDLSYLVPQASWVPAYDVRLAPDGKDAALTYRAQVWQKTGEDWPQVKLTLSTASPASGGGAPELSPWRVSFFEPPRPMPYLSRSKMEMAAPAAAPAPPEKGYGAAPAEDRMEPAGFVPADVAQGQTSVQFQVAQPMDVPTDGTRSVSVIASETVPVAAEYVTVPKLSPRVYLKSTVVNRTPYPLLAGEASIFNDATFVGKSHLKTVASGEEFDLYFGSDDQVKVKREVARVKKKGGIIGGSSVTYHVTMELENYKQRPVTVSLKDQQPLPGNAEIKVAVEDAAPKPAETREDGTLVWKVELAPSEKKRVSYDLVIEYPKGRELVGLE
- a CDS encoding DASS family sodium-coupled anion symporter, whose amino-acid sequence is MESKHFLDKPLKIDNRPLWLIVLDRTARYQVMAAVALVIGFLIRLTPPDGLSVEGYRSLVLFGATVFFWISGLLPIAVTALLSMVMLPLLGIMDAKKTYSMFGNESVFFILGAFILAAALTATGISARIARAMLARFGRTPARLALTVFLLSAFLSFVMSEHAVAAMLFPVVTELATALRLEKGKSSFGRLLFMSMAWGCIIGGIATFLGGARAPLAAGLLREATGLHFSFIEWSTAACMIVLPLLVLGFAILLRFFPPDIDDVEVGLKFLNGKRLEMGKISYDEILTALVMIATVGCWMFLGEKTGLAAIAILGAAALFTFKVISWQMIEEYVNWGIILMYGGTIALASALEKTGAAVWVVKKGMGDHAHAPLAVIAVISLVAILVTECISHAAVVAILMPVGMGLCQTTGMDPKVMTLSIALPAGLAYCLPMGTPATAIAYASGYLKSRDIIVAGAVVMAISWLLFMGSVVFVWPVLGLKI
- a CDS encoding putative sensor domain DACNV-containing protein, with product MPIKNKTPRHLAEFVCAELRKRKAAVPGDEIIAELMETMYYSSLRTEESEPVLFHMVFLDPSQPDPKPPRNPARDRWSYIPFADPIPFTVSNVVKIAKSTDLRTSSFVIWPDQLGQLYIWGLVDQQNRFHKFLNRSAEVEVERPGVFQASVEGIGIIVVYMRYEKVAELRVNELIRHSLDLFRAGPVRDLLASGIDRFLEGVRGHIPDDIYERQGAGDELHAQQWISVLCRILLRIQKIKNGGALLISPRITPDDLNVKYGINYDRLPTSLQSNAVTKIKSDYLEQLLLGPGESRPKELSTDQFQQLRRLEKELRANKNEIDGVIWFIALLTRVDGLVVMDPNLVVRGYGVEIKNWREPDQVFIATDRMGSEAKLRPVSYNHFGTRHRSMMRYCWQNPGSLGFVISQDGEVRVMTMLGERLVMWENIKLKYYSYASKKKG
- a CDS encoding EamA family transporter — its product is MTTDQNRHLLRTSLVTAIAPCIWGSTYIVTTQLLPPNHPLTAALLRVLPIGLIMIALQRRAPWGEWWGRLVFLGLLNIGVFQALLFIAAYRLPGGVAATVIATQPLAVIVLARPLLGSTPTRLAWIAAGTGVVGVALLVLTPAARLDAIGLAAAFAGAGCMALGTVLTKRWAATPLPIAAFTGWQLVFGGLFLLPFALFFEEPITGLTVKNVIGYAYLGIFGTGITYMIFFWGIRRLQPSAVSLLGLLSPVMATALGFLVLGQSLTPLQIVGGVLVLWSIWAGQRPAPGRR
- a CDS encoding VOC family protein, coding for MITRIDHLNIVVRDLEAATAFFALLGFTPGISSQLDTDFLEKLTGVRCAGGRFTALHHPGSDLSIELLQFDAGGAADAGTGIANRIGLRHLAFAVTDIEAEVTRLRDHGVEFIGEVQVWQKTGKKLIYFHGPEGILLELAQYPTP
- a CDS encoding carbohydrate kinase family protein, translated to MKYDVVGLGVCTMDLLMVVDELPGGELVQRAHASALAGGGPVATALVALARLGARAAMLDLVGGDLIGRMILTELGAEGVDTAGMVIDAGSTSSQASVLVRKGDGARAIAFAPGSSGELSPRMMNETMIRSARILHLNGRHWQACLAAARVARDAGVLVSFDGGSHRFRPEHRELLPLVDICIVAQEYAASCTGNSSPEVAAEALLGYGPQLVAVTSGTLGSFILSYGGEAFHQPAYEMEGVVDTTGAGDAYHGGFLFAVARGLSLEDSARYASAAGALNTRALGGRAALPTLAELESFIAARG